Proteins encoded in a region of the Halothiobacillus diazotrophicus genome:
- a CDS encoding DUF697 domain-containing protein, whose translation MANNAHDQPIRLKTTVHQSGDDVPEVDVAQMRMDEEWDAAPEPLLPQHRSSWLFSLVTVAIVAWLMLQWLQGTLWSWSISPWLGGGFALIGVGVMVGLLLLFVRARRARGKLDRIGAMQHRIRQMLETSAESGDSVSPIVVEMDEIYRRSRLRTNLSAHLAEVDASWHVDELAQHMNTWYLPMDREAAQLIRRESVRTGVFIAASPYPALDLLLVAWRNIAMVERVAAMYGLRLSAPARWHLYQLILRNIAFTTVTETMLDSVSQTWLSNVLLQVGVRAGQGVGVALYSLRIGHQAMRLCRTVPESAPLIDRNIGKMVIDAVRARSDTPV comes from the coding sequence ATGGCTAACAACGCGCACGATCAGCCCATTCGTTTGAAAACCACGGTCCACCAGTCAGGGGATGATGTTCCGGAAGTCGATGTCGCCCAGATGCGGATGGATGAGGAATGGGATGCGGCGCCCGAACCGTTGTTGCCGCAACATCGTTCTTCGTGGCTTTTCAGCTTGGTGACAGTGGCGATCGTTGCCTGGTTGATGCTGCAATGGTTGCAGGGAACGCTGTGGAGCTGGTCGATCAGCCCCTGGCTGGGTGGCGGTTTTGCGCTGATCGGCGTTGGCGTGATGGTGGGCCTGTTGCTGTTGTTCGTGCGCGCCAGACGGGCCCGCGGCAAACTGGATCGAATCGGCGCGATGCAGCACCGTATCCGTCAAATGCTCGAAACCTCGGCGGAATCGGGGGATTCGGTATCCCCGATCGTTGTCGAAATGGACGAAATCTACCGACGTAGCCGGCTGCGGACTAACTTGTCGGCACATTTGGCTGAAGTTGATGCCAGTTGGCATGTGGATGAGTTGGCCCAGCACATGAACACCTGGTATCTACCGATGGATCGGGAGGCCGCCCAATTGATCCGGCGCGAGTCAGTCCGAACCGGGGTGTTCATCGCCGCCAGTCCCTATCCCGCCCTTGATCTGTTGCTTGTCGCCTGGCGAAACATCGCCATGGTCGAGCGGGTGGCCGCCATGTACGGACTACGGTTGTCAGCGCCCGCGCGATGGCATCTGTACCAATTGATCCTCCGTAATATCGCCTTTACGACCGTGACGGAAACGATGCTCGATTCCGTCAGCCAGACCTGGCTTTCCAATGTCCTCCTGCAGGTTGGCGTTCGGGCCGGGCAGGGCGTTGGCGTCGCGCTCTATTCCCTTCGAATCGGGCACCAGGCCATGCGCTTATGCCGGACCGTTCCCGAGTCCGCACCATTGATCGATCGGAACATTGGCAAGATGGTCATTGATGCCGTGCGAGCCAGATCGGATACGCCTGTCTAA
- a CDS encoding YcjX family protein, with product MTDSFLARQTPVTRIGVTGLSQAGKSTLITSLINHLENLRRGSLAARAELGLMVHGHWLRGGERAFDYDAGLLALTNQPPHWPASTTDWSIARIEITMARPWYSLKPTKRIIELFDYPGEWLLDLMLIDWSYSDFCRALWTWSALDPRRTLGSELIAALTAIDPYSPVDMDALNELQARWADFLGTCRIAPHQLSQNLPGRFLIHGRDFDGGDHPFVPLFAQTVTEGGGGEGRFPEGSWGAVCQVNFNHYRLHQAKPFFDRHFRDLDAQVILIDLLGAMSAGPDALKDMRAALEGVLRPFRYQRGNWLAQLFRKRIRRVAVCATKIDHLLPEDQKRLQSLMESYLYETVQRLAAESIELKVMAVAAVQSAQLVESGNTASLIGRDKRSGEKIRFTPPTLPNTMPHNLNLKIDELPQLAPPGGLDRVQVFPSRRIDQLLAFLLKE from the coding sequence TTGACCGACTCTTTCCTCGCTCGTCAAACACCTGTGACCCGGATCGGCGTAACCGGTCTTTCCCAGGCAGGCAAGTCCACCCTGATCACGAGCCTGATTAATCATCTCGAAAATCTCCGGCGAGGTTCCCTGGCGGCACGCGCAGAACTGGGGCTCATGGTCCATGGGCATTGGTTACGGGGCGGTGAGCGTGCCTTCGACTACGACGCGGGGCTCCTTGCCCTGACGAATCAGCCACCGCATTGGCCGGCATCGACAACCGACTGGTCCATCGCGCGTATCGAGATCACGATGGCGCGCCCCTGGTATTCTCTGAAGCCGACCAAACGTATCATCGAGCTGTTCGATTATCCCGGTGAGTGGTTGCTTGATCTGATGTTGATCGATTGGTCCTATTCCGATTTCTGTCGCGCGCTGTGGACGTGGTCGGCACTGGATCCGCGTCGGACGCTCGGCAGTGAATTGATCGCTGCGTTAACGGCGATCGATCCGTATTCCCCGGTCGATATGGATGCGCTCAACGAGCTTCAGGCGCGCTGGGCCGACTTTCTGGGCACCTGTCGGATCGCTCCACATCAGTTGAGTCAGAATCTACCTGGGCGATTCCTGATCCATGGCCGGGATTTCGATGGGGGGGATCACCCATTCGTACCCTTGTTCGCCCAGACAGTGACTGAGGGCGGAGGCGGGGAGGGGCGGTTTCCCGAAGGTTCCTGGGGCGCCGTTTGCCAGGTGAATTTCAATCATTATCGGCTACACCAGGCCAAACCGTTTTTCGACCGGCATTTTCGGGATCTTGATGCTCAGGTGATCCTGATCGATCTGCTTGGTGCCATGTCTGCAGGTCCCGATGCATTGAAGGACATGCGTGCTGCACTCGAAGGGGTCCTGCGGCCATTCCGTTATCAGCGGGGCAACTGGCTCGCGCAGCTGTTTCGTAAGCGGATCCGCCGTGTGGCGGTATGCGCCACCAAGATCGATCATTTGCTGCCCGAAGATCAGAAACGGCTGCAATCGCTGATGGAGTCCTATCTCTATGAAACCGTCCAGCGTCTGGCCGCGGAATCAATCGAGCTCAAGGTCATGGCCGTTGCAGCGGTGCAGTCGGCCCAGCTTGTCGAATCCGGCAACACGGCCAGTTTGATTGGTCGGGATAAGCGCAGTGGCGAGAAAATCCGTTTCACGCCGCCAACCCTGCCGAATACGATGCCCCACAACCTCAATCTGAAAATTGATGAACTCCCGCAGCTTGCGCCGCCCGGCGGACTCGATCGCGTTCAGGTCTTCCCCAGCCGTCGAATCGATCAGTTGTTGGCTTTTCTGCTGAAGGAATAG
- a CDS encoding sensor domain-containing phosphodiesterase, translating to MNPRIKIEPDGQRIAHCDHFVVRSAFQPVISVAHQRVVGYEGLARVTNNAGEVVSPADLFNSVFDIESLVAVDRVCREIHLGNFAHADLSPRWLFLNVHPMVAMHGHQFGAFFAQILQQLKIDGWQVVIEIVEAELPDELLLNDAIALYRSLGCLVALDDFGVGGSQFTRLWRIDADIVKLDRSLILEAEQSVRAQRTLPSLVAMIHEAGSLVLQEGIETSRQLELALSAGVDLLQGFGLARPALIAQDEPFNRDFLSAGLAASTLEADRVDNLLHQQIMSVTERFEDMLVALERNVPLEVAAQAILSMKMVARVFVLDGDGRQQGDTVNGIFAPSSIKNRFRPLAKAKGASWAKRPYFRRAMIEPGIVQISRPYLSVAGGNLCRTISYARPHVPHHGIKVVCCDINWTDL from the coding sequence ATGAATCCCCGCATCAAGATTGAACCGGATGGGCAGCGTATCGCGCACTGCGATCATTTTGTCGTGCGTTCAGCATTCCAGCCGGTCATCAGCGTGGCACACCAGCGCGTGGTGGGGTACGAAGGTTTGGCGCGCGTCACCAATAACGCGGGTGAAGTGGTGTCGCCGGCCGATCTGTTCAATTCGGTATTCGACATCGAGTCGTTGGTCGCCGTCGACCGGGTGTGCCGGGAAATACACCTGGGAAATTTCGCCCACGCCGACCTGAGTCCACGGTGGCTGTTTCTCAATGTCCATCCCATGGTGGCCATGCACGGCCATCAGTTCGGTGCCTTTTTTGCTCAGATTCTTCAGCAGCTTAAGATCGATGGCTGGCAGGTCGTGATTGAAATTGTCGAGGCCGAATTGCCCGACGAGCTGCTGCTAAACGACGCCATTGCCTTGTATCGATCGCTCGGCTGCCTGGTTGCACTGGATGATTTCGGCGTTGGCGGTTCCCAGTTCACGCGTCTGTGGCGTATCGATGCCGACATCGTCAAACTGGATCGTAGTCTGATTCTCGAGGCCGAGCAGTCCGTACGTGCTCAACGGACGTTGCCCTCCCTGGTGGCCATGATTCACGAAGCGGGCAGCCTGGTGCTGCAGGAAGGCATCGAAACCTCGAGGCAGCTCGAACTGGCATTGAGTGCGGGTGTTGATCTGTTGCAAGGGTTTGGTCTGGCGCGTCCGGCGCTGATCGCTCAGGACGAACCCTTCAATCGGGATTTCCTGTCGGCCGGGCTGGCGGCCTCAACATTGGAAGCCGATCGGGTCGACAATCTGCTTCACCAACAGATCATGTCTGTGACGGAGCGATTCGAGGACATGTTGGTGGCGCTGGAACGCAACGTCCCGTTGGAAGTGGCTGCTCAGGCCATCCTGTCCATGAAGATGGTTGCGCGCGTTTTCGTTCTGGATGGTGACGGCCGTCAGCAGGGGGATACCGTTAACGGCATCTTCGCGCCTTCCTCCATCAAGAACCGTTTCCGGCCCCTGGCCAAGGCCAAGGGTGCCAGTTGGGCGAAACGGCCTTATTTCCGTCGGGCCATGATCGAGCCTGGAATCGTTCAAATCAGTCGACCCTATCTTTCGGTGGCCGGCGGCAACTTGTGTCGAACGATTTCCTACGCACGTCCTCACGTGCCCCATCACGGGATCAAGGTGGTTTGCTGCGATATCAACTGGACGGATTTGTAG
- a CDS encoding cation diffusion facilitator family transporter, producing MTTPEARLLRRVTTASVTVAVVLIALKLAATLSTNAISLMASLIDSTMDLFASLVTLIAVRIALQPPDEDHRFGHGKAEPLAALAQATFIAGSGAFLFLEAIQRLIRPQPIDAADLGIMVMLVSMLTTAGLVLFQRYVIRKTRSPAIKADAAHYTADFLINAATIAALWIAHQGIEWIDPIFGAIVGGFVLFSAWQVGRAALDQLMDREVLDGSESRIHDLATAHPSVHAADHIRTRMAGRTMIIQLYIYLDNHLDLANAHVIGDEVAANIQKGFPGADVLIHEEPYHPETAPHI from the coding sequence ATGACCACGCCCGAAGCGCGCCTTCTCCGTCGAGTTACCACCGCCTCAGTCACCGTTGCCGTCGTTCTGATTGCCCTGAAACTGGCCGCCACACTCAGTACCAATGCGATCAGTCTGATGGCATCACTGATCGACTCCACCATGGATCTGTTTGCTTCGCTCGTGACACTGATCGCCGTCCGCATTGCCCTTCAACCGCCCGATGAGGATCATCGATTCGGTCACGGAAAGGCGGAACCGCTGGCTGCGCTCGCTCAGGCCACATTCATCGCCGGATCCGGCGCATTTCTGTTTCTCGAAGCCATACAGCGTTTGATCCGCCCCCAACCCATCGACGCCGCGGATCTCGGCATTATGGTGATGCTCGTGTCGATGCTCACCACTGCCGGTCTGGTGTTATTCCAGCGCTATGTCATCCGCAAGACACGCTCACCGGCCATCAAGGCCGATGCCGCGCACTATACTGCTGACTTTCTCATCAATGCCGCCACGATCGCGGCGCTTTGGATCGCCCATCAGGGTATCGAATGGATCGATCCCATCTTCGGCGCCATTGTTGGTGGATTCGTCCTGTTCAGCGCCTGGCAGGTCGGTCGCGCGGCTTTGGATCAACTCATGGATCGCGAAGTGCTCGATGGCAGTGAATCGCGGATTCACGATCTGGCCACCGCTCACCCGAGCGTGCATGCCGCCGACCATATCCGTACCCGGATGGCGGGCCGCACGATGATCATTCAACTCTACATCTATCTCGACAACCACCTCGATCTCGCCAATGCGCATGTCATTGGCGACGAAGTCGCAGCGAATATTCAGAAAGGCTTTCCCGGAGCTGATGTCCTGATCCACGAGGAACCCTATCATCCTGAAACGGCACCGCATATTTGA
- a CDS encoding putative motility protein, whose protein sequence is MSDSSLGIGALSQYATLNSQAQALQAAQMAMLKKSMDVQAQSVLPLINSFGTTSSSAANPPHLGNRIDTHA, encoded by the coding sequence ATGTCAGATTCATCCTTGGGTATCGGCGCCCTCTCCCAGTACGCCACGCTGAACAGTCAGGCTCAGGCGCTCCAGGCCGCACAGATGGCCATGCTGAAAAAATCGATGGACGTTCAGGCTCAATCCGTCCTGCCCCTGATCAACTCTTTCGGTACGACGTCATCGAGCGCAGCCAACCCGCCCCATCTCGGCAATCGAATCGATACCCACGCCTGA
- a CDS encoding Nramp family divalent metal transporter, whose product MFQHDLPKARSSKRYRALFLGPAFVAAIGYIDPGNYATNIQAGADYGYMLLWVVVWANLMAALIQLLSAKLGLASNESLASLLGKRLPRWAVYPYWIQAEILAMATDIAEFIGAALGFKLLFGFTLMEGAVITAIISWAVLSLETRNLKTLQMVIGAMLLSVAFIYVIELIFSHPHPVSVFEGALIPGFSDRDSVFLAAGILGATVMPHVIYLHSALSKADLVKYGKIHRKTMFRSTKWDVALAMTIAGFVNLSMLAMAAAVFYGDPRADSGSIETAYETLTPLLGQLAAQIFGASLLIAGLASTIVGTLAGQEIMSGFVRFRIPLALRRLITMAPSFVIIAMGLNVTEVLVFSQVVLSFGIALALVPLILFTSDRKLMRGYVNPTWVNWLGWTTVVIVVSLNGYLLITS is encoded by the coding sequence ATGTTCCAGCACGACTTGCCCAAGGCGCGCTCATCGAAGCGTTATCGCGCCCTGTTCCTCGGTCCCGCCTTCGTGGCGGCAATCGGCTATATCGATCCGGGGAACTACGCGACCAATATCCAGGCCGGTGCCGACTATGGCTACATGCTGCTTTGGGTCGTCGTCTGGGCCAATCTGATGGCGGCGCTGATCCAGTTGCTGTCCGCCAAGCTTGGGCTCGCTTCAAACGAGTCCCTGGCATCGCTGCTTGGCAAGCGTCTCCCACGCTGGGCGGTTTACCCCTACTGGATCCAGGCGGAAATCCTGGCCATGGCTACAGACATCGCCGAGTTTATCGGTGCCGCGCTGGGCTTCAAGCTCCTATTCGGATTCACGCTAATGGAAGGGGCCGTGATCACGGCCATCATCAGCTGGGCGGTGCTTAGCCTGGAGACCCGCAACCTGAAGACCCTTCAGATGGTGATTGGTGCCATGCTTCTTTCCGTGGCATTCATCTACGTCATCGAACTGATCTTTAGTCACCCGCACCCCGTGTCCGTATTCGAAGGCGCATTGATCCCTGGATTCAGCGATCGGGACAGCGTGTTCCTCGCCGCCGGCATCCTGGGGGCGACCGTGATGCCGCACGTGATTTATCTCCACTCGGCCCTGAGCAAGGCGGATCTCGTTAAATACGGCAAGATCCATCGGAAGACCATGTTTCGCAGTACAAAATGGGACGTGGCGTTGGCCATGACGATTGCCGGCTTTGTGAATCTGTCCATGCTGGCCATGGCCGCCGCCGTGTTCTATGGCGACCCGCGGGCCGACTCAGGCAGTATCGAAACGGCTTATGAGACTCTGACACCGCTGTTGGGACAACTCGCCGCTCAAATCTTCGGCGCGAGCCTCCTGATTGCCGGGCTTGCTTCGACCATTGTCGGCACCTTGGCCGGACAGGAAATCATGAGTGGCTTTGTGCGTTTTCGGATTCCCCTGGCACTACGCCGACTCATTACGATGGCGCCTTCGTTCGTCATCATTGCGATGGGGCTGAACGTGACAGAAGTCCTCGTATTCAGTCAGGTCGTCCTTTCCTTCGGTATCGCACTGGCGCTCGTTCCGCTGATTCTGTTTACAAGCGACCGGAAGCTCATGCGTGGCTACGTCAATCCGACGTGGGTCAACTGGTTGGGCTGGACCACGGTCGTCATTGTCGTATCCCTCAATGGGTACCTGCTGATCACGAGCTGA
- a CDS encoding rhodanese-like domain-containing protein, which yields MQVRRQFVWASVFMGLMVSVSPLAYGANGTDFPLRSEYAVVGVKTISTKDLAAHLDQYVVIDVRSEYEYQTLHIVAAHSIPLSSPNFVEQVRALAKEANKPVVFYCNGTTCAKSYKAVVKTLQQDMKHTLAYDAGIFAWAEAEPTKTVLLGDPMKSPMQLISEPRFESHMLNPRTFYEEVMGNSKALVIDIRDPAQRAGISLFQMRDIHVPLDNDQLKVWVDKAKSESRPLYFVDATGHQVRWLQYFLEAQGVRLYWFMKGGAKAFESSM from the coding sequence GTGCAGGTGCGTAGGCAGTTCGTTTGGGCAAGCGTATTCATGGGGTTGATGGTTAGCGTCTCCCCCCTGGCATATGGGGCCAATGGGACGGACTTTCCGTTGCGTAGTGAATATGCCGTTGTGGGGGTCAAGACGATTTCCACGAAGGATTTGGCAGCCCATCTGGATCAGTACGTGGTCATCGATGTGCGCTCCGAGTATGAATATCAGACACTGCATATCGTTGCTGCCCATAGCATTCCCTTATCCAGTCCCAATTTTGTGGAGCAGGTCCGCGCATTGGCGAAGGAGGCCAACAAACCGGTGGTGTTCTACTGCAATGGAACGACTTGTGCAAAATCCTACAAGGCCGTCGTCAAGACGTTGCAGCAGGACATGAAGCATACGCTGGCCTATGACGCGGGTATTTTTGCCTGGGCAGAAGCAGAGCCGACCAAGACCGTATTGCTCGGTGATCCGATGAAATCGCCCATGCAATTGATCTCGGAGCCGCGTTTCGAGTCGCACATGCTCAATCCCCGGACGTTCTACGAGGAAGTGATGGGGAACAGCAAGGCGCTGGTCATCGATATCCGCGATCCGGCACAGCGTGCCGGGATCTCGCTGTTCCAGATGCGCGATATTCACGTGCCCCTGGACAATGACCAATTGAAGGTCTGGGTCGACAAGGCGAAATCCGAGAGCAGGCCCTTGTATTTCGTCGACGCTACCGGCCATCAGGTGCGTTGGCTTCAGTACTTTCTCGAGGCTCAGGGCGTTCGGCTGTACTGGTTCATGAAGGGGGGCGCGAAGGCCTTCGAATCCAGCATGTGA